Proteins encoded in a region of the Triticum dicoccoides isolate Atlit2015 ecotype Zavitan chromosome 3A, WEW_v2.0, whole genome shotgun sequence genome:
- the LOC119271632 gene encoding cold-regulated 413 inner membrane protein 2, chloroplastic-like, with translation MLMFAEGTTIHKSLLVPLVALQAPKDVISWTKGDYGQWTAFLGLLLRLLSLLPGELELPLSTMLFVSIAPYQFMNLRGTQDSVILSLAIAAYLAFQHFTGAGGVRKAFDRGAVVATLCIICITLIPLLFLL, from the exons ATGTTGATGTTTGCTGAAGGCACAACCATACACAAATCTCTCCTTGTCCCTCTCGTTGCTCTACAAGCACCTAAAGACGTCATCTCATGGACAAA AGGTGACTATGGTCAGTGGACCGCTTTTCTTGGGCTTCTTCTGCGTCTGCTATCCTTGCTTCCAG GTGAACTGGAGCTTCCCTTGTCAACGATGCTGTTTGTTAGCATTGCTCCTTACCAATTCATGAACTTGAG GGGCACTCAAGACTCTGTAATACTGTCATTGGCAATAGCAGCTTATCTCGCGTTTCAGCATTTCACCGGGGCCGGAGGCGTGAGGAAGGCCTTCGACCGTGGAGCGGTAGTTGCAACCTTGTGCATCATCTGCATCACGCTTATCCCCCTCCTGTTCTTGCTCTGA